Part of the Kitasatospora sp. NBC_01266 genome, TCTACGACGGCGCCAAGATCTGGAGTTGGGTGCTGCGCGGCCTGCCCCGGCAGTCCCGCTACGCGATGGCCGGCGCCGGTCCGAAGGCCTGGGCCACGCTGACCGCCTACGTGCGCGGCACCGTCTTCGTCGCCTTCATCGACGCGCTCTGCATCGGGATCGGGATCCAACTGCTCGGGGTGCCGCTGGCGATGCCGCTGGCCGTGATCATCTTCCTGGGCGCCTTCGTGCCGCTGGTCGGCGCGCTGGTCACCGGCACCCTGGCGGTGCTGATCGCGCTGGTCACCAAGGACGTCTACACGGCCGGCATGGTGCTGCTGGTGCTGGTCACCGTCCAGCAGATCGAGGGCCACCTGCTGCAGCCGCTGATCCTGGGCCGCGCGGTGCGGGTGCACCCGCTGGGCGTGGTGCTCGGAGTGGCCTCCGGCTCGATCATCGGCGGGATCGGCGGGGCGATCGTGGCGGTGCCGCTGATCGCGGTCACCAACACGGTGGTCGGCCACCTGCGGCGCCGCAACGCCGCCGCCGACGAGGTCTTCATCGCGGTGGCGGCCGCACAGGAAGCCGCCCATGAGGCCGCGCACGAGGCTGCCCACGCGGCAGCGCCCGACGCCCCGCCGCAATCGGCGCAGAAGCTGTCCGACCTCTCCCCGGAGCAGCCCGTCAGCTCCTAAAGTGGCGTCATGTATGTGACCAGGCTGGGCATCTCGGGCATTCGCGGCTTCACCCCGGCCCGCGAGGTGCGGCAGCTGGAACTCCCGCAGGCCGGCTGGACGGTGCTCGCCGGGCGCAACGGAGCCGGCAAGACCACGCTGCTGCGGGCCCTCGCGCTGGCCCTCGGCGGCCCCTCGGTGTCGCGCAGCCTGGTCAGCGACTTCTCCGGCTGGCTGACGGCCGGCGAACGGACCGGCTGGGTGCAGGCCTTCGTCCGCCCGGACTGGTCGGTGGACCGGCTGGCGGGCAGCGGCAAGGCGCCCAAGTACGACCTCAAGCTGGGCCTGCGGTGGACCCTGCCGCGGCCGCCGGCCGGGGGGATCCCGATGGCCGTCGGCCCGCGTCCGGAGCTGGAGGCCTTCGGCTCGGCCAGCCCCGAGCGCGGCCCGTGGGCGGAGAACCCGCGCGGCTGGTTCTTCGCCGGCTACGGCCCGTTCCGCCGGCTGCTCGGCGGGGCCGGGGAGAGCCAGCGGCTGATGCTCTCGGCCGGCCCGGTCGGCCGGCTCGCCACCCTCTTCCACGAGGAGGCCTCGCTCGCCGAGGGCGTCTCCTGGCTGATCGACCAGCACGTGCGCCGCCTCGAGGGCCGCCCCGGCGCCCAGCAGGCCCTGGACGTGGTCAGCGCGCTGCTCTCGGACGGCCTGCTGCCGGACGGCTTCGCGGTCTCCCGGGTCGACTCCGACGGCCTCTGGGTGCACCGCACCGGCGACGGTGAGCTGAACGTCGGCGGGCCCGACTTCCCGCTGCGGGAACTCAGCGACGGCTACCGCACGGTGGCCGCCCTGGTGCTCGACCTGGTCCGCCAGTTCCAGAACTGCTACGGCAGCCTCCCGCAGGACGAGCACGGCGCGATCACCCTGCCCGGCATCGTGCTGATCGACGAGGTCGACGCCCACCTGCACGTCAGCTGGCAGCAGCGGATCGGGCCGTGGCTGAAGGCGCACTTCCCGCGCGTGCAGTTCATCGTCTCGACGCACAGTCCGTACATCTGCCAGGCCGCCGACCCCGGCGGGTTGATCCGGATCGCCGGCCTGGACGAGGACGCCCCGCCGCAGCCGGTCAGCGAGGAGCTGTACCGGCGGATCGTCTACGGCAGCGGCGACGACGCGGTCCTCTCCGAGCTGTTCGGCCTGGAGTCGCCGTACTCCGCGCGGGCCGAGGACGCCCGCCGCCGGATCGGCGACCTGGAGGGCAGGGTGCTGGCCGGCGACTCCACCGACGAGGAGCTGGCCGAGTACCAGGAGCTGACCGACCGGCTGATGAGCTCGCTCTCCGCCCGGGTCGACGAGGTCGCCGCCCGGCTGGGACGCGCCAGATGATCCCGCTGCAGCGGCGCCCGTTACCCGAGGAGCTGGCCGGCCGGATGGCGGCCCGCAGCGAACGGTTGCCGGAGTACCGGGGCGGTGCCCGGGAGTTGTGGCGGGACAGCCGCACCATCCGGCGCGACCTGAGCGCCCAGCTGGTCGCGATGGCCGCCGGGCTCTCCCGCTGCATGTACTGCGGGGACAGCGAGGGCACCAGCATCGACCACTTCCAGCCGATCGCGATGGCCCCGCAGCGCGCCTTCGACTGGCTCAACCACCTGTGGGCGTGCGCCTTCTGCAACAGCAACCAGAAGCGCGACCTCTACCCGACCGACCGGCACGGCGCGGCGCTGCTGATCGACCCCACCGCCGACGAACCCGCCGACCACCTCGACCTGGTGCTCGCCACCGGCGCCTACCGCCCGCGTACCCCCAAGGGCCGCGAGACGATCCGGATCTTCGGCCTGGACCGCCCGGTGCTGGAGCGCGGCCGGGCCCAGGCCTACGTGCGCTGCCGCTCGATGCTGCGCGACCTGGCGCGGCTGTCCGATCACGACGAACGGGACGAAGCGGTGGCGGTCGCCCACGCGCTCACCGTGCAGCCGTTCGCCGACGTGCTCTACGAGATGCTGCGGCTGCGCACCGCGCCCCGGGCCGCGCTGGTCTTCGGCGCCGAGACGGTGGCGGGTCTGAACACACTGGTGGGGCCCCACTTCGCGAAGTGGGGCCCCACCGGGAGCTGACGCCGGGTCGGGCTCAGGCCAGCAGCGCCTCGGCGTCCAGCACCGAGGCCACGGCCTGCACGACGGCGGCGATCCGGATCGCGACCTGGATCGTCTCGCGGTCCACGCCCGCCTTGCGCAGCACCTGCTCGTGCGAGTCCAGGCACTGGCCGCAGCCGTTGATCGCGGAGACCGCGAAGCACCAGAACTCGAAGTCGATCTTCTCGACGCCCGGGTTGCCGATGACGTTCATCCGCAGCCCGGTCCGCAGCTTCGCGTACTCCTCGTGGTCCGAGAGGAGGTGCGTGGTGCGGTAGTAGACGTTGTTCATCGCCATGATCGCGGCAGCGGCCTTGGCGGCGGTGTACGCCTGCTCGGAGAGCAGCTCCTTGGCCTGCGGCTCCAGCTCGGCCAGCACCGGCTTGCTCGCGGTGGCCATGGCGCAGGAGAGCACGGTGCCCCAGAGCTGCTGCTGCGGGAGGTCCGAGTTGCCGATGACCGCGCTCAGGTTGAGCTTCAGGTCCTTGGCGTACTCGGGCAGTGCCGCCTTCAGTTCGTCGAGCGCCATGGGTCAGCCGGCCAGCAGGGCGGCGGCGTCCAGGGTGTCCTCACCCTTGGTCCAGTTGCACGGGCACAGCTCGTCGGTCTGCAGGGCGTCCAGCACCCGCAGGACCTCCTTGGGGTTACGGCCGACCGAGCCGGCGGTCACCATGACGAACTGGATCTCGTTGTTCGGGTCCACGATGAAGACGGCGCGCTGGGCGGTGCCGTCCTCGCCCTCGACGCCGCAGGCCCGCATCAGGTCGTGCTTGATGTCGGCCAGCATCGGGAAGGGCAGGTCACGCAGGTCGGCGTGGTCCTTGCGCCAGGCGTGGTGCACGAACTCCGAGTCGCCGGAGACGCCCAGGATCTGCGCGTCGCGGTCGGCGAACTCCTCGTTCAGCTTGCCGAACGCGGCGATCTCGGTCGGGCAGACGAAGGTGAAGTCCATCGGCCAGAAGAAGACGACCTTCCACTTGCCCTCGTAGGTCTTGTGGTCGATGTCGGCGAACGCGGTCGCGGCGTCCAGGTTCACGCAGGCCTTGAGGTCGAACTCGGGGAACTTGTCGCCGATCGTCAGCACGTTCGCTTCTCCTGGGTGTGGAAAATAAGGGGAGTGTGTCCGGATTGCCTATGATTCGACGGATCCCGACGTGATCCAACAGTGACACAGCCCGCAGTGATCAGTGAAATAGCTAGACTCGATCCATCTGATCGGAGAGAGTTATCAGTACCCAGCAGTCCTCAGGGTCATCGCGCCCCCGGACGCCCACCGTCGCGCAGCTGCGCGCCTTCCTCGCGGTGGTCGAGCACCGGCACTTCCGGGACGCCGCCACGGCCATCGGCACCAGCCAGCCCGCCCTCTCCGGCGCGCTCGCCACGCTGGAGGAGTCGCTGGGCGCCCAACTCGTGGAGCGTACGACACGCAAGGTGATCATCACGCCGCTGGGCGAGCGGGTGGCGGCGCACGCGCGCCGGGCACTGGCCGCGCTGCACGAGCTGACCCAGGAGGTCGAGGCCGCCCGCCGCCCGTTCACCGGCCCGCTGCACCTGGGCGTGATCCCCACCGTCGCGCCCTACCTGCTGCCGACCGTGCTGCGCCTGGTCCGCGACCAGTACCCCGACCTCGACCTGCACGTCCACGAGGAGCGCACCGCCACGCTGCTCGAGGGCCTGGCCGCCGGCCGGCTCGACCTGCTGCTGCTCGCGCTGCCCGCCGGAGGCAGCGCGCCGACCCGCGACATCCCGCTCTTCGACGAGGACTTCGTCCTGGTCACCCCGCCCGGCCACCCGCTGGCCGGGCGCACCGACGTGCCCCGCGACGTGCTGCTCGACCTGGACGTGCTGCTCCTGGAGGAGGGCCACTGCCTGCGCGACCAGGCGCTCGACGTCTGCCGCGAGGTGGGCGCGGAGCCCGGCGGGGGCTCCACCCGGGCCGCCGGGCTCTCCACCCTGGTCCAGTTGGTGGCCGGCGGGCTCGGCGTCACCCTGCTGCCGGCCACCGCGCTGGCGGTGGAGTCCGGGCGCGCCGACCGGCTGGCCGCCGTCCACTTCGCCGATCCGGCACCCGGGCGCCGGATCGGCCTGGCCACCCGCCCCGGCTCGGCCCGCGCCGCCGAGTACGACCGGTTCGCCGACTCGCTGCGGACCGTGCTGGCCGAGCTGCCGGTGCGGATCGTCGGCCCGTAGGGATGCGCCCGTCCGGGTGAGGCCCAAGGGCTAGCCCCACTGATCTGACGTCCCGTCACTTCACTCTCCCGCGCTGCCGGGTGACACCCCGCCGGGCCCCTCGCCGCTGCCCCGCCGGCCGTCGCCGCCGCGTCGCCGGGCCGCCGTGGCCACGGTGAGCTGGAGCACGCCAGAGAAGTTCGCGGTCCGCCCCGCCGCAACGGGTTGCCCGCCCGCGTCCGGGCGGTGCCGCCAGTGCAGGGAGAGAGTGGCGTGGCATCGTCGACCGAACCCGAAACGGACCAGCAGCCCGCGAGCGCGACCGACCCGGGCGGCGCCCCACCGCCCGCCCCACCCCGCCCCGGCCTGCTGCGCCGCCTGCTGCACCGGCGTCCGGTGCAGGTGGTGCTGAGCCTCTTCCTGGTCTTCCTGACCTGGCTCGGCTTCTCCATCGGCGGCGCGCTGCTCGCGCCCGGCAACGACAGCGACGTCGCCCGGGTCGCCGAATGGGCCCGCGACCACCACCTCGGCCCGGTGGTGACCGGGCTGGAGGCCGCCCAGTACAAGATGGACCCGCCCAAGGTCGGCGGCCGTCCCACCATCGCGCTCACCCCCGGCGGCCTGCCCCCCATCGCCTCCTCCGCCGTCGCGAGCGCCGAGAACAAGCACTCCGACGCCCCGGCGCTGGCGCCGATCAACCCGGCCCCGCTGGTCTCGCCGGCCGGCGACCCGCTCCCCGGCGAGGGCGCCTGGCACGTGATCGGCAGCTCCCGGGGCATCCCCTCGGTGCTCAGCGCGATGCTGCGCCCGGACAGCGAGCACACCTCCTACCTGGCCGCCGTGGTCTCGATGGACCAGCGCCTGACCCGCTTCCAGCTGCACCCCGGCACCGACGACCCGGGCCCGGACAACTGGGGCGTGCCGCCGAACATCCCGGCCGACGCCAGGGCCGGCCTGCTGGCCAGCTTCAACGGCGGCTTCAAGGTGGCCGAGGCGCAGGGCGGCTTCTACCTCAACGGCGTCACGCACGGCACGCTGCGGGACGGCGCGGGCTCGCTGGTCTTCTACAAGGACGGCCACACCGCCGTCGGCAGCTGGGGCGACGAGGTCTCGATGACCCCGGACGTGGTGGGCGTGCGGCAGAACCTGCGGCTGATCGTCGACCACGGCACGGTGCCCGAGGACGTGGACCACAACGTGGAGAGCGGCTGGGGCCTGACCATCGGCGGCAAGTTCTTCGTCTGGCGCTCGGGCGTCGGCGTCACCGAGGACGGCCGGCTGGTCTACGCCTACGGGCCCGCGCTCTCCGTGCGCACCCTGGCCGACCTGCTGCACCAGGCCGGCTGCGTGCAGGCGATGCAGCTGGACATCAACCCGGCCTGGATGTCGTACAACTACTACCAGTCGGGCTCCGACCCGGCGAACCCCGTGCCCACCAAGCTGCTGCCCGACCAGGAGCGGCCCGCCGACCGGTACTTCGAGCCGACCAGCCGCGACTTCACGGCGGTGTACGCCCGATGACCGCCCAGCCGCCGGTGCTGCCGGCCCCCGAACTCCAGCCGGTCCCCGAACTCCAGCCGATCGGCGCCCCGGCCGGCGCCGCCCGGCTCGGCTGGCCGCGTGCGGTGCTGCGCACCTCCCGGCCCCGGCAGTGGCCGAAGAACCTGCTGGTCTTCGCGGCGCCGGTGGCCGCCGCCGACCGGGGCCGGATCGAGGGCGTGGGCGGCGCCCTGGTCGCCTTCGTCGCCTTCACCCTGGCCTCCTGCGCGGTGTACTTCGTCAACGACGTGGCCGACGCGGAACGCGACCGGCACCACCCGGTCAAGCGCACCCGTCCGGTGGCCAGCGGCGAGCTGGCCGAACGGCACGCGCTGGCGGTCGCGGTGGCCTGCGTGGCGCTGGCCGAGACCGGCGCGCTGCTGGCCGCCGACGCGGGCCTGGCCGCCTGCGTGACCGGCTACCTGGCCCTGTCCTTCCTCTACTGCGCCACCCTCAAGCACCTCCCGGTGCTCGAACTGACCATGCTGGCCTCCGGGTTCGTGCTGCGCGCGATAGGCGGCGCGGCTGCCGCCGCGGTCGCGCCCTCCGGCTGGTTCGTGCTGGTCTGCAGCCTCGGCGCGCTGCTGGTGGCGATCTCCAAGCGGTACACCGAGCTGGCGGCGCTCGGCCCGGCCGCCGCCGGCCACCGGCCCTGCCTGCGCCGCTACACCCCCCAGGGGCTGCGGACGGCGCAGCGGGTGGTGAGCGTGGCGATGATCGGCGCCTACCTGAGCTGGGCGCTGCTCAACGGGTCCCGCTGGGCCGCCGATTGGCACCTGGTGACGGTGCTGCCGCTGGCCGCCGCACTGCTCCGGTTCGACCGGCTGACCGGCCGGGCCACCATGGCGCGTGTCGAGGACCTGATCACCCGGGACGGGCCGATGCTGGGGTGCGAGTTGGTCTGGTTGATGCTCTTCGTGGCAGCGGGGACGGCGTGATGGAACTTCTCCAGGGCTGGGGTCGCAGCACCGGCAGCCGCAGCGAGGTGCGCGGGCCGCTGCCCGCCGAGGCGCTGAGCGAGCTGATCACCGGCTGCGCCGAGCGCGGAGTGCTGGCCCGCGGCGCCGGCTGCAGCTACGGGGACGCCGCGCAGAGCGCCGGGGGAGTGGTGCTGGCACCGGCGACCGACCAGACGATCGAGCTGGACGCGCTGGGCGGCACGGTGCGGGCGGCCGGCTCGGTCAGCTTCGCGCAGCTGCTGGCCCGGGTGGTCCCGGCGGGGCTGCTGCTCCCGGTGCTCCCTGGGACCAGCCGGCTGACCGTGGGCGGCGCCATCGCCGCCGACGTGCACGGCAAGAACCAGCGCATCGACGGCAGCATCGGCCACTGGCTGGAGAGCATCGAACTGCTGGACGGGACCGGGCAGTTGCGGGTGCTGACCCCGGACCAGGACGGCGAGGCCTTCGCGGCGACGGTCGGCGGGATGGGCCTGACCGGCGTGATCCTGGCCGCCACCCTGCGACTGCTGCCGCTGGGCAGCGACCGGCTGCGGGTCACCTCGCGGCGGGCCGCCCACCTGGACGCGCTGCTCGACGAGCTGGACGCGGCCTCGCGCGGCAGCCGCTACGCGGTCGCCTGGATCGACACCACGGCGAGCGGGCGGGCACTGGGGCGCGGGATCGTGGACCGCGGCGACCACCTGGCCTCGGGCGGCGAGCTGCGCTACACCCCGGGACGCGCGCCGCGCGCGCCCCGGCTGCCGGTCGGCCCGTTCACCCCGCTGACCGCGCGGGCCTTCAACGGGCTCTGGTACCGCCGGGCACCGCGCGAGCGGCACAGCGTCCAGGGCCTGCCGGAGTTCTTCCACCGGCTGGACGCGGTCCGCGAGTGGAACCGGGCGCTGGGGCCGCGCGGCTTCCTGCAGTACCAGTTCGCCGTGCCGGAACCGGCCGCCGGACTGCTGGGCGAAGCGCTGACGGCGCTGCGCCGGGCCGGGGCGGCGCCGTTCCTGGGCACCGTGAAGCGGTTCGGCCGGGCGGGCTACGGGCCGCTCTCCTTCCCGCTGCCCGGCTGGTCGCTCGCCGTCGACCTGCCGGTGGGCAGCACCCTGGCCCGGGGCCGGCTGCACGCGGTGCTCGACCGGCTGGACCGGCGGGTCGCCGAGGCGGGCGGGCGGGTCTATCTGGCGAAGGACGCCCGTCTCGGGCGTGCCGCCTTCGACGCGATGTACGGGTCGTTGGACGATTGGCGCGCGGTGCGGGCCCGTCTGGACCCCACCGACACCCTGCGGTCCGACCTGGGACGGAGACTGGGACTGTGTCCTTGAACCACATGACCGACGCGAATCACCTGGGCGATGCGTCCGAACACCCGGTGGCCGGCCCGGTGGCCGGCTCCTCGGACGGGCACCGCCGCCCGCCGGGCCGGATCCTGCTGCTCGGCGGCGGCAGCGAGATCGGCCACGAGATCCTCAAGGCGCTGGACGCGCCGCCCGGCTCGCAGGTGATCCTGGCCGGGCGCGACGAGCAGCGGATGGCCGAACTGGGCGCCCACCTCCCCTACGAGGTGCGCACCGTGCCCTACGACGCCACCGCCATCGAGGGCCACCAGCGCCTGGTGGACGACCTGTTCGCGGGCGGGCCGATCGACCTGGTGGTCTCGGCCGCCGGGATCCTGACGCCGCAGCAGGTGCTGGACGGCGACCCGGTGGCCGCCGGCCGGCTGATCGAGACCAACCTCACCGGCCACGTCACCACCCTGCTCGCCGCCGTGCCGCACCTGCGGGCGCAGGGCCGGGGCCTGATCGTGATCCTCTCCTCGGTGGCCGCCGTCCGTCCGCGCAAGGCCAACTTCGTCTACGGCGCCGCCAAGGCCGGCCTGGACGCCTTCGCCCGTGGGCTCGCCGACTCGCTGCACGGCAGCGGGGTGCGGGTGCTGCTGGTCCGCCCCGGGTTCGTGATCGGCCGGATGACCGAGGGCATGCCGCCCGCCCCCGCCGCCACCACCGCCCCCGCGGTCGGCGCCGCCGTCGCGGCGGGCGTCTCGCGCGGCGCCGCCGTGGTCTGGATCCCCCGCAAGCTCGCCGTCCTCTCGCACGGGTTGCGGATCATCCCCCGCCCGCTCTGGCGCCGCCTGCGGCAGTGACGGGCATAACCCTTGGCGCCGCGACCGGTCCGCCCGGCATGCTGTGCCCATGCTGATCAGGGAAGCCACCGCCGAGGACTGGCCCGCCATCTGGCCGTTCTTCCAGGAGATCGTCGCGCGGGGCGAGACCTTCCCCTACCCGCTCGACCTCGGCCGGGAGCAGGGCCGCGACTGGTGGCTGCTGCCCACGCCCGACCGCACCGTGGTCGCCGTCGACCAGGCCGGCACCGTGCTCGGCACCGCGAAGATGAACGCCAACCGGCCGGGCAACGGCGACCATGTCGCGAGCGCCAGCTACATGGTCGACCCGGCGCACGCCGGGCGCGGGGTGGGCCGGGCGCTGTGCGCGTACACGCTGGACTGGGCGCGGGCGGCGGGGTTCCGGGCGATGCAGTTCAACGCGGTGGTGGCGAGCAACGAGCGCGCCGTCGGGCTCTACCGCTCGCTCGGCTTCGAGGTGCTCGGCACCGTCCCCGAGGGCTTCCGCCACCCGGAGCTGGGCCTGGTCGGCCTGCACATCATGCACCGCCCGCTCTGATCCCGCCGCCCGCTGCCCCGCCCGTCGCACCGGACCGGGCCGGCAACCGCTGTTCGAACCAGACCATCTTGCCGCCGCCCAGCCGGGTCGAGCCCCAGGTGTCGGCGCACTTGGCGACCAGCTCCAGGCCCCGGCCGCGCTCCTCCTCCAGGCCCGCCCTGCGGCGGCGCGGCAGCTGCGGACTGTCGTCGCCGACCTCGCAGCGCAGCACCGAGGTACGCACCAGCCGGAGCGTCACCGGCTTCTTGGCGTGCTGCACGGCATTGGTGACCAGCTCACTCACCATCAGCTCGGTGTTCTCCACCAGCTCGTCCAGGCCCCAGCGGCGCAGCGCGTGGCCGACCAGCCGGCGGGCCCGCCCCGGGGTCTCGTTGCGCGGCTGGAGGTACCAGTACGCGACGTCGTTCGCCGGGATCCCGTCGAAGGCGGCCGCCAGCAGCGCGATGTCGTCGCCGCGGTCGCCGGGCGGCAGGATCCGCAGCGCCTCGTGGCAGAGCTGTTCGGGGGAGTGCTGGTGCACCCCGGAGAGCCGCTCGCGCAGCCGCTCCAGGCCGCTGGAGAGCGAGCGGCGGCGGGTCTCCACCAGGCCGTCGGTGAAGAGCAGCAGCGCGGATCCGGGCGGCGCGTCCAGCTCCTGGGAGGCGAAGTCGACCCCGCCGACGCCGATCGGCGCACCCGCCGGCAGGTCCTCGAGCAGCTCGGCCCGGCCGTCCGGGTGGATCATCGCCGGCGGCATGTGCCCGGCGTTGGCCACCACGATCCGGTTGGCGATCGGGTCGTAGACCGCGAAGACGCAGGTGGCCAGGTGCTGTTCGCGGCCGAGCCGCTGGGCCTGCTCGTCCAGGTGGTAGAGCACCTCGTGCGGCGGCAGGTCGAGCGCGGCCAGCGTCTGGGCGCTGGTCCGCAGCTGGCCCATCACGGCGGCCGAGGTCAGCGAGTGGCCCATCACGTCGCCCACGATCAGCGCCACCCGGTTGCCGGGCAGCGGGATCGCGTCGTACCAGTCGCCGCCGACCTGGGAGTCGGCCTCGCCGGGCAGGTAGCGGTGCGCCAGCCGGACCCCGTGCGGCTGCGGCAGGTCGTCGGGCAGCATGCTGCGCTGCAGCTTGTTGGCGATCTCCGACTCGCGGGTGTAGCGCTGCGCGGTGTCCACCGCGAGGCCGGCCAGGGTGGCCAGGTGGGCGGCGGTCTGGGTGTCCGCCGGGTCGAAGCGGGCCGGCTCCTTGGCCTGCTCGCCGTACCGGGTGTGCGCGTGCAGCACGTGGTAGTCGTCGTCCGGCTTGCCGGGGCGCCGGACCAGCACCAGCAGGCCGAGCACCGAGTCCGCCCGGCGCTGCCTGCCGTCGGCCTCCTTGCCGCGCTTCTCCCGGCCGCGCAGCGGCAGCGCGAGCAGCGCGGTGCCCCGGGCCAGCCCGGCCAGCGCGCGGGCGCCGTACAGCTCGGCGAAGAGCGGCCGCAGCCGCTCGCCCTCGGCCGTGCCCAGCACCACCGGGCCGGCCGGTGCCGCCTCGCGCAGCGCCCGGTCCAGCGCGCCGCCGGGCTGCGCGGTGACCAGGCGCCGGCCGTTGCCGAGCCTGCTGCCCTCCGCCCGGTGCAGCCGCAGGGTGACCGGCCCGTTGCGGTGGCGGCCCTGGCCGCCGCCCAGCACCGGCTCCCGCAGGTGCACCAGCGCCGCGTCGGCCAGCGCCGGGACCAGCACCTTGGCCAGGCTCCGGACGGTGGCGGCCGGATCGAGGCTGGTGTTGATCTGCCGGGTGGCGTCGTTGAGGTAGCCGAGGCGCTCGGTGACGGCCTGCCGGACCCGCAGGTTCAGCGGCGTGGCGGTGGCGGCGGGCTGCCCGGGCGGCGGACGGCGCTGGGCCGGGACGGCGGGCGGCTGGCCGGCCTGAGGGGTGGGAAGGTCGCGCACGGCTGCCTGTTCTTACTGGTCGGATCTGGTCTCGCTGGTCTGGCTGGACCTGGTGCGGATGGGGCAGGGTGTTTCAGCTGGTCAGGCGGTCCGGCGACAGTGCAGGAAGAGCTGCTCCTCCGGGGGGAGCGTGGTGCTGGCCGGTG contains:
- a CDS encoding AAA family ATPase translates to MYVTRLGISGIRGFTPAREVRQLELPQAGWTVLAGRNGAGKTTLLRALALALGGPSVSRSLVSDFSGWLTAGERTGWVQAFVRPDWSVDRLAGSGKAPKYDLKLGLRWTLPRPPAGGIPMAVGPRPELEAFGSASPERGPWAENPRGWFFAGYGPFRRLLGGAGESQRLMLSAGPVGRLATLFHEEASLAEGVSWLIDQHVRRLEGRPGAQQALDVVSALLSDGLLPDGFAVSRVDSDGLWVHRTGDGELNVGGPDFPLRELSDGYRTVAALVLDLVRQFQNCYGSLPQDEHGAITLPGIVLIDEVDAHLHVSWQQRIGPWLKAHFPRVQFIVSTHSPYICQAADPGGLIRIAGLDEDAPPQPVSEELYRRIVYGSGDDAVLSELFGLESPYSARAEDARRRIGDLEGRVLAGDSTDEELAEYQELTDRLMSSLSARVDEVAARLGRAR
- a CDS encoding HNH endonuclease, whose product is MIPLQRRPLPEELAGRMAARSERLPEYRGGARELWRDSRTIRRDLSAQLVAMAAGLSRCMYCGDSEGTSIDHFQPIAMAPQRAFDWLNHLWACAFCNSNQKRDLYPTDRHGAALLIDPTADEPADHLDLVLATGAYRPRTPKGRETIRIFGLDRPVLERGRAQAYVRCRSMLRDLARLSDHDERDEAVAVAHALTVQPFADVLYEMLRLRTAPRAALVFGAETVAGLNTLVGPHFAKWGPTGS
- a CDS encoding carboxymuconolactone decarboxylase family protein, with the protein product MALDELKAALPEYAKDLKLNLSAVIGNSDLPQQQLWGTVLSCAMATASKPVLAELEPQAKELLSEQAYTAAKAAAAIMAMNNVYYRTTHLLSDHEEYAKLRTGLRMNVIGNPGVEKIDFEFWCFAVSAINGCGQCLDSHEQVLRKAGVDRETIQVAIRIAAVVQAVASVLDAEALLA
- a CDS encoding peroxiredoxin codes for the protein MLTIGDKFPEFDLKACVNLDAATAFADIDHKTYEGKWKVVFFWPMDFTFVCPTEIAAFGKLNEEFADRDAQILGVSGDSEFVHHAWRKDHADLRDLPFPMLADIKHDLMRACGVEGEDGTAQRAVFIVDPNNEIQFVMVTAGSVGRNPKEVLRVLDALQTDELCPCNWTKGEDTLDAAALLAG
- a CDS encoding hydrogen peroxide-inducible genes activator — encoded protein: MVEHRHFRDAATAIGTSQPALSGALATLEESLGAQLVERTTRKVIITPLGERVAAHARRALAALHELTQEVEAARRPFTGPLHLGVIPTVAPYLLPTVLRLVRDQYPDLDLHVHEERTATLLEGLAAGRLDLLLLALPAGGSAPTRDIPLFDEDFVLVTPPGHPLAGRTDVPRDVLLDLDVLLLEEGHCLRDQALDVCREVGAEPGGGSTRAAGLSTLVQLVAGGLGVTLLPATALAVESGRADRLAAVHFADPAPGRRIGLATRPGSARAAEYDRFADSLRTVLAELPVRIVGP
- a CDS encoding phosphodiester glycosidase family protein, with the translated sequence MASSTEPETDQQPASATDPGGAPPPAPPRPGLLRRLLHRRPVQVVLSLFLVFLTWLGFSIGGALLAPGNDSDVARVAEWARDHHLGPVVTGLEAAQYKMDPPKVGGRPTIALTPGGLPPIASSAVASAENKHSDAPALAPINPAPLVSPAGDPLPGEGAWHVIGSSRGIPSVLSAMLRPDSEHTSYLAAVVSMDQRLTRFQLHPGTDDPGPDNWGVPPNIPADARAGLLASFNGGFKVAEAQGGFYLNGVTHGTLRDGAGSLVFYKDGHTAVGSWGDEVSMTPDVVGVRQNLRLIVDHGTVPEDVDHNVESGWGLTIGGKFFVWRSGVGVTEDGRLVYAYGPALSVRTLADLLHQAGCVQAMQLDINPAWMSYNYYQSGSDPANPVPTKLLPDQERPADRYFEPTSRDFTAVYAR
- a CDS encoding decaprenyl-phosphate phosphoribosyltransferase → MTAQPPVLPAPELQPVPELQPIGAPAGAARLGWPRAVLRTSRPRQWPKNLLVFAAPVAAADRGRIEGVGGALVAFVAFTLASCAVYFVNDVADAERDRHHPVKRTRPVASGELAERHALAVAVACVALAETGALLAADAGLAACVTGYLALSFLYCATLKHLPVLELTMLASGFVLRAIGGAAAAAVAPSGWFVLVCSLGALLVAISKRYTELAALGPAAAGHRPCLRRYTPQGLRTAQRVVSVAMIGAYLSWALLNGSRWAADWHLVTVLPLAAALLRFDRLTGRATMARVEDLITRDGPMLGCELVWLMLFVAAGTA
- a CDS encoding FAD-binding oxidoreductase, with product MELLQGWGRSTGSRSEVRGPLPAEALSELITGCAERGVLARGAGCSYGDAAQSAGGVVLAPATDQTIELDALGGTVRAAGSVSFAQLLARVVPAGLLLPVLPGTSRLTVGGAIAADVHGKNQRIDGSIGHWLESIELLDGTGQLRVLTPDQDGEAFAATVGGMGLTGVILAATLRLLPLGSDRLRVTSRRAAHLDALLDELDAASRGSRYAVAWIDTTASGRALGRGIVDRGDHLASGGELRYTPGRAPRAPRLPVGPFTPLTARAFNGLWYRRAPRERHSVQGLPEFFHRLDAVREWNRALGPRGFLQYQFAVPEPAAGLLGEALTALRRAGAAPFLGTVKRFGRAGYGPLSFPLPGWSLAVDLPVGSTLARGRLHAVLDRLDRRVAEAGGRVYLAKDARLGRAAFDAMYGSLDDWRAVRARLDPTDTLRSDLGRRLGLCP
- a CDS encoding SDR family NAD(P)-dependent oxidoreductase, translated to MTDANHLGDASEHPVAGPVAGSSDGHRRPPGRILLLGGGSEIGHEILKALDAPPGSQVILAGRDEQRMAELGAHLPYEVRTVPYDATAIEGHQRLVDDLFAGGPIDLVVSAAGILTPQQVLDGDPVAAGRLIETNLTGHVTTLLAAVPHLRAQGRGLIVILSSVAAVRPRKANFVYGAAKAGLDAFARGLADSLHGSGVRVLLVRPGFVIGRMTEGMPPAPAATTAPAVGAAVAAGVSRGAAVVWIPRKLAVLSHGLRIIPRPLWRRLRQ
- a CDS encoding GNAT family N-acetyltransferase translates to MLIREATAEDWPAIWPFFQEIVARGETFPYPLDLGREQGRDWWLLPTPDRTVVAVDQAGTVLGTAKMNANRPGNGDHVASASYMVDPAHAGRGVGRALCAYTLDWARAAGFRAMQFNAVVASNERAVGLYRSLGFEVLGTVPEGFRHPELGLVGLHIMHRPL